A window of Argopecten irradians isolate NY chromosome 14, Ai_NY, whole genome shotgun sequence contains these coding sequences:
- the LOC138307124 gene encoding uncharacterized protein, whose amino-acid sequence MFYSGPTPSHCDATNVRPSHDLERRLAHHHHDPTPTQRTSGPPDNLQGQRPPMRASMTTSLSLRTISATGLQPFQNIAMTPVSCQPGIAMPSPILQYPTALYPAAAMNAATATGDLKQLSLAQYHAMHPHSAFPTDLSKYKSPFINRNYLELAMLVCNTFRGKLFPCPHCRYVTDRRNNLKRHVSTMHQACEKVLECCGVTFTTKASLREHIMIFHHNGYSCPYCGRRFCRKALLKRHLSVHSGQKDYSCPHCDYATSHKSNLERHKRIHDRLKTGEECSIIDVEQVSELSVDASLHPSCLRMCTDDDSDNEDDELNVTDDTDISPFVASTSCAPDDFADLKVGQNDVSKTALNLCTTIH is encoded by the coding sequence atgttttacagTGGTCCTACTCCTTCGCATTGTGATGCCACAAACGTCCGTCCGTCCCACGACCTTGAACGGCGATTAGCTCACCACCACCACGACCCAACACCAACCCAACGGACAAGTGGTCCACCCGATAATCTTCAGGGACAGAGACCTCCCATGAGGGCTTCCATGACTACAAGTCTTTCCTTAAGGACGATCAGTGCTACCGGTCTTCAGCCATTCCAAAACATTGCCATGACCCCAGTCAGCTGTCAGCCAGGCATTGCCATGCCTTCGCCAATTCTACAGTACCCGACTGCTCTTTATCCTGCAGCGGCCATGAACGCCGCGACAGCAACTGGTGACCTGAAACAGCTCAGTCTTGCCCAGTACCATGCTATGCATCCACATTCGGCGTTTCCGACAGACCTGTCAAAGTACAAGTCCCCATTCATCAACAGGAACTATTTGGAGCTTGCGATGCTTGTTTGCAACACATTTCGTGGTAAACTCTTTCCATGTCCTCATTGTAGATACGTAACCGATAGACGGAATAATTTAAAACGTCATGTGTCCACCATGCACCAAGCTTGTGAGAAAGTTCTGGAATGTTGTGGCGTCACTTTCACCACCAAAGCGTCACTTCGTGAACACATCATGATCTTTCACCATAACGGATATTCTTGCCCATATTGTGGGCGGCGCTTCTGCAGGAAGGCACTTTTGAAGCGACACCTGTCGGTACATAGCGGGCAAAAAGATTACTCTTGTCCACATTGTGACTATGCTACAAGCCATAAGAGCAACCTTGAGCGTCACAAACGCATTCATGACCGTCTAAAAACTGGCGAAGAATGTTCTATTATTGACGTCGAACAGGTTTCCGAATTATCTGTGGACGCATCGCTTCATCCAAGCTGTTTGCGCATGTGCACTGATGATGATAGTGATAATGAAGACGATGAACTTAATGTGACAGATGATACCGATATTAGTCCGTTCGTCGCTAGTACTTCATGTGCACCGGATGACTTCGCTGACCTAAAAGTCGGTCAGAATGACGTCAGCAAGACAGCTTTGAATCTATGTACAACAATTCACTGA